One part of the Halopenitus persicus genome encodes these proteins:
- a CDS encoding DUF7511 domain-containing protein yields MRTTDGSGTRGSVIEATIVRYDDGSEECTLHPVDPGEDRHTTEWITAKQGAYVSLATWR; encoded by the coding sequence ATGAGAACGACTGACGGATCCGGAACGCGGGGGTCGGTGATCGAGGCGACGATCGTGAGATACGACGATGGTTCCGAGGAATGTACGCTTCATCCGGTCGATCCCGGGGAGGATCGACACACGACCGAGTGGATAACGGCGAAGCAGGGGGCGTACGTCTCGTTGGCCACCTGGCGGTGA
- a CDS encoding NAD-dependent epimerase/dehydratase family protein produces MNAQRVLVTGGSGFIGGAIVESLRGRTDLRILDVDPGPDPPADVRLIEGDVRDQHTVDEAAAGVDVIFHQAALVSVEASIADPTESNAINAAGTLRVLEAARRHDARVVVASSAAIYGEPERVPVVETDPLVPTSPYGLDKLAADHYVRLYHELYGLETVALRYFNAYGPGQSGEYAGVISAFLEQARNGDPITVHGDGEQTRDFVHVDDVVRANRLAAGTDDVGAAYNVGTGESVSITRLAELVRDVVGSDSPIVYEDARDGDIRHSRADLSRSRDRLEYEPAIGLADGLETLAGTG; encoded by the coding sequence ATGAATGCACAGCGCGTACTCGTTACGGGTGGATCGGGCTTCATCGGGGGAGCGATCGTCGAGTCCCTTCGGGGCAGAACGGACCTCCGGATACTTGACGTCGATCCCGGGCCCGATCCGCCGGCCGACGTTCGCCTGATCGAGGGGGACGTTCGTGATCAGCACACCGTCGACGAGGCTGCCGCCGGCGTCGACGTGATCTTTCATCAGGCGGCGCTCGTCAGCGTCGAGGCATCGATCGCCGACCCGACGGAAAGCAACGCGATCAACGCCGCCGGCACGCTCCGGGTGCTCGAGGCGGCCCGCCGACACGACGCACGGGTCGTCGTGGCCTCGAGCGCGGCGATCTACGGCGAGCCCGAGCGCGTTCCCGTCGTGGAGACGGACCCGCTCGTTCCGACCTCGCCGTACGGACTGGACAAGCTCGCGGCGGACCACTACGTACGGCTGTATCACGAGCTGTACGGTCTCGAGACGGTCGCGCTTCGATACTTCAACGCCTACGGACCGGGACAGTCGGGCGAGTACGCCGGCGTCATCTCCGCGTTCCTCGAGCAGGCTCGAAACGGGGATCCGATAACGGTTCACGGGGACGGCGAGCAGACGCGTGACTTCGTTCACGTCGACGACGTCGTTCGAGCGAACCGTCTGGCCGCGGGGACGGACGACGTCGGCGCCGCATACAACGTCGGGACGGGCGAGTCGGTGAGCATCACCCGGCTCGCGGAACTCGTCAGGGACGTCGTCGGGAGCGACTCCCCCATCGTGTACGAGGACGCCCGTGACGGGGACATCCGCCACAGTCGTGCCGACCTCTCCCGGTCCCGCGATCGACTGGAGTATGAACCCGCCATCGGACTCGCGGACGGGCTCGAAACGCTCGCTGGAACCGGCTAG